The following nucleotide sequence is from Penicillium digitatum chromosome 5, complete sequence.
TGGCGCCGGCGGCTTTGGACCTCCCGGCCACGGGGTGGTGCACACATCATGGCAAAACGCACGAGCCTCAGTGATGAGCGATGAGACCAGCCTAACACATATGGTACCTTTGTTCTCACGTCCACCAGGAGCCGGACGCATGCGCCACAGCATGGCATCCAGTATCCCGGAAAATTACAAGCGCATGACTCTACGCACTGTCGAGCCTGACGACTCCATCCTCTCCGAAGCTGATTCCCTGGAAGCCTTTGTCCACAGCCGAGCCAAGCACCGCAACTCCTCCAACCCTCTCTTCTCCGCTCAAATTAGCCGACGCACCTCGTCAGGCAAGCGTGCGCTCGGCCGAAACCGCAGCATGCGCAGCCGCGCCGATACCGTCTCCGTGTCAACCTTCACCGACGAATTCCGCCAATCAATTCAAGAACGGCCGTTGTCAGTTGCGATTTCGGCCTCGGAATATGGCGACGACAACAACACCAATCGCTTTTCCCAATATCAGAACCAGGCCGGTCTTTTTCCCCTTGCTGAGGGCAGCGTATATGGCCAGAGCCAGTTGAGTCTTGCACAAGAATATCGGGGTGCTATCTCCCCGCTGCCACGGTTTTGGAGCGAGAACAGTATGGGCAGTGCTCGTCAGTTGGAGGGCCAGGGCATTTCTCAGCTTCAGAAAGTGAATGATGAAAACGCCATGCCGCACAGCTCGTCTATGGTCTCGGATTTGGATGAGCATCTGTCACGCAAGGTCAGCCCTAATAAGAGCGCCAATCATCAGTGGTGGCTGTCGTCGCCTCTTGAAACCTCGCGGCCGCTGAAGAATGCCGATAGCCGGAGTCTTCCTGTAGCCAGTAGCGGGGAGCTGGCatttgtttgattgttgccTTCTTCGCCATTTTATCGTCACCTTATATCTAGATCTATAGGTTCCTTCTTTTGTTACTTTTCTGTCTATTGTGTCTTTCTGGAGTACTCGGGCATTGCGAGCATGATATCCATTGGCTTTTCTATGGTTCATTGGTTGGTATATGGGTGCATACTTTTTAAACCAGTTGATCTAGTTCTGGAGCAAATAATAATATCTCTAGATCTGGATTGCTTCGGTGTATCGTAGAGCATGTCTGCATAGCGACCACTGGGTCTTTCAAAATTCTTGTCTTGGATCTCCACCTTCACTGTTGTTTTTTCCACTATAGCCCGCGGGCCAGAGGATGACAGAGAAAGGAAGTTGTTCAAGTTCCTACAATTAGAATTACGAAGATTCTTCAAGCTTGCAAGTCAGACATCTTGAATTATGGCGTGACTGTACATGGGATTGCTGTGCCTGCATGCCCTCTTTGCTTTCCCTTCAGCCTCAACGAGATCTAAGGCACAAGGTACTACATATGGAGAGTCAATACACTGTGTAATGCCGATTTCTTTACAAGAAACACTCTCTCAAATCCCAGACTTCTTCTGAAACTCCCCGGAAACCAGTCTGAACCCCCTCACGTGACTCTATAGAGCACAGCGTAACAAAAGCGGTAAACGCAATGCCAGGAAATCTCTGCGAGGTCTTCTCAGGACTCGGACTCTCTCTCTTTAGCTTCCTTGAAATTGTCTTTTCAACCTTCATCTCTTCACAAAgtcctttttttctaaaaCCAAGTACAGAGGCAAGAAATCCATCGTCATCCGTCGTTCCCCACTTATCGCGGGACCCAGACGCGCTGAAAGCCCTGCGCCCTCATCTGACCCTTTCCCTACAGCACCTCTAGCACCTCCAGCATTTTCCACACTTTGATCCGGAAACCTCGATCTCACTTTCTCCCTCGAATTCTTCAATATTTGCCAATATGGGTCAAACCCTATCGGAACCGGTGGTCGAAAAGGTAAGTCGATATTTCGCTTTTTCGATTCACACCCCACACTGGCCCATTGTGACCCTCCAATGTCTTTGGCTTCTAAACATACCCCTCTTTCTTGGCTCTTATCATACCCCAGAATAGGGGGAAGGGGGTTAAGGACTGAGTCTTCCTCAAGTCTTCCAGTTGAACACATAGTCCGCACTGTCGCTTGGAGGAATCTTCCTCGGGTTGACATGCGGGGTCTTGGTAGTCCAGCTGGGTAGTGGGGGCGGTTCGACCAGCAACGAACTGGCATCGCAATCCTACCTGGCCGCCTTGTATATGGTATGGAAAAGTATCGAGTTGAACTAATATGTTGCTTTTCGCTTACAGACATCGTCCGAGGGCGGGGATGACTGCTGTGTGTATGGTGTGTCGGCCATGCAGGGCTGGCGAATCAGCATGGAGGACGCCCACGCTACAATTCTTGACCTCCAGGCAAAGTATACCGGCACCAATGAAAAACCGACAGATCCGGAACACCGCCTTGCCTTCTTTGGTGTGTACGATGGCCATGGTGGAGACAAGGTGGCATTGTTCACCGGCGAGAACCTGCACAAGATCGTTTCCCGACAGGAGGCTTTCGCCAAGGGCGATATTGAACAGGCCATGAAGGATGGATTCCTCGCGACCGATAGGGCTATTTTGGAAGGTTTGTGTGATGTTGTTGTAACCGAGGTACCTAATGCTGGATCGCTGACTTAACTCCAGACCCCCGTTACGAGGAGGAGGTGTCTGGCTGTACTGCTTCCACGGCCATCATCTcacagaagaagatctgGGTCGTACGTTGTGaccttgaaaaaaaaatccacagCGGATTGGAGAAATTCAAACTGACGGGTCATAGGCCAACGCTGGAGATTCACGATCCGTCTTGGGTGTCAAGGGACGTGCCAAGCCCCTTTCATTCGACCACAAACCCCAGAACGAGGGTAAGTGCATAAAATCATACAGGTCCCTCCCCGAACATCTGATCAGGTCTGACATGTGGTAACAACAGGCGAGAAGGCCCGCATCACCGCCGCTGGTGGCTTCGTCGACTTCGGTCGTGTCAATGGCAATCTTGCCCTGTCCCGTGCTATCGGTGACTTTGAATTCAAGAAGAGCCCTGAGCTCTCTCCCGAACAGCAGATCGTCACCGCATACCCCGATGTTACTGTGCACGAGCTGACGGAAGATGATGAGTTCCTGGTGATTGCCTGCGATGGTATGTCTCCTATTATTGCTCCCTTCTACCAGCCTAGATGCTAACCAATCTACAGGTATCTGGGATTGCCAGTCTTCCCAGGCTGTGGTTGAGTTTGTCCGCAGAGGCATTGCTGCCAAGCAGCCCCTCGCCCAGATCTCCGAGAATATGATGGACAACTGCCTTGCTTCCAACAGTGAAACGGGAGGTGTTGGATGTGACAACATGACTATGACCGTCATTGGACTCCTACAAGGCAAAACTAAGGAGGAGTGGTACAACCAGATTGCAGAGCGGGTTGCGAACGGGGATGGACCTTGTGCTCCGCCCGAGTACGGCAAGTCTCCCGAGGAACCCGAAAGCATCCCCACTTCTTCGTGCTGACGGCCAGTTCGTGCAGCCGAGTTCCGCGGCCCCGGGATCCGGAACCAGTTCGAGGATACTCCGGATGAATATGACCTGGAGATGGAGCGTTCCCGTGGTTTCAGTGTCCGTTCAGGCCGCATCATCCTCCTGGGTGATGGCACTGAGGTCACCACGGATCAGAATGACGAGGAGCTTTTTGACCAGActgaggaggacgaggaccTTACCAACCAGGTGCAGCACGAATCCGGCACTCGGAACGACCGCCAGGCCACTCCGGGCCCTCAGGGGAAACAGGAGAATGTTGGCGGAACTTCTGCGCAAATATCCGAATCCCCCGCCTCCACTGACGCCGAGAAAGAGAAGTCCTCATCGTAGACTATGAACTTTTGAACAGTCTATCGATTGGTTCCCTGTTTTGGTTTCCATCTGGTGTTGTTTTCCTTGCCCACTGCCAACGACCCCTCCGCTTGATTCCACAGTCTATGCCCTGTTTTCCCTCccccttttctttgttttgcgATTAGTTATCGTCGGGCTCTGGTACCGAGCCTGTttacactttttttttaaaccccTTCGACTTGAAATGGATATTTGTCAGAGATGGGACATGCGGCAAAGAGACCCAGACGGAATTGAATGAGATGAAAGACAAGAGCTTTGAGATTTTCATGGAGGGGTGATGTTGAAAGAGAGCCCTTCACCGGGCGCCAAACGGGCCTCATGAACACGTTTCTTACTTTATGCCATCACCACAACGAGATACCGCAGAAATACCGCAGAAAATGCCCGCTATTGACGAGCCATTTACCTACACttcctttccctttttttttctcctttggATTATTTTCTTCTCCTAATCCCCGGTCTATTCACTACCGACGGCCATTGATCTGTGGTCTGGTCTAACGAGAATGAGTACTTGCTAGGGGCGCAAGCTGGTAGAGCTGGGTATTGATTGAGATGTCGTCAGGGTGAGCAATGGGCAATGGCAGTGGTCATTCACATACCCCTTGGCGTACATCGATGCATTGAGCGTTTTCTTTGTACCTTGGTAGAGGTGTCGTTTCATGGTTTTATTTTAATCAATGGAGTTCTGGGAGAAAGTCATGTCTGCTGACGTAGAGAAATCCAGGTGCCCAGGTGAACATTGGGAATCTATGCAATTCCAATGTTGACAACAGAGTGATGCCCACGATGTCCACGATGTCAACTAACTATGTGCCCTATATGTACATGCCTAATCCACACGTGGTCAGTGTAACCCATTGCCAAGTCTTAAAATTTGCAATCATTATTTTGTATTTGCAGTTTTCAGTATTGTAAGATTCAGCCCCGTATGGGACTGTGGCTTAGAACAGCGGAGTTGTGTCCCCACTCTTTCCCCAAACAGAAAAATACCAGTTCCTAAAACCGGGTTGCCGTCATTCAGGGTTCAGCATAGATTCTCTCCCTGATTCTCCTCCATCCCCAACTTTTCCGTCATTTCTTCCGGAAGAAAACTTTCACTTGTTCTCCAGGCCCGAGATCATGTCGCCAGCTAACTCCCCCGCTGGCAAGCGCAAGCGCAGCGCCTCCCATCTTCCCACGCCCGTCCCCAAGAACGTCACAGCTGACCTCCAGCCATCCTCGCGCGACGCGTCCGGCGAAGAAGGCGGTGACGACTCAACAGGGCCCGCCAATGCCACCTCACACAGTGCCAACGGTACCCGCCACCCTTCAAAACGTGCCCGTAAGGCTGCCGCCGCCGATGCCGCAAGCCATATCGAGGTGAACGCGGTCAAGCCGGCCATCAACAAGGAAGACCCCGGCGAGCCATCCGAGACAACTGTGGCCAGTAGTGATATTGAGGGGGGACCTCGGACACGCCCCGGTTTACATATCGATCTACCTAAAGATGATGAGCCTGTTACAGAGGATCAAATGGCGCTCCCGGTCTTTGGCCGCTTGCAGGATCCCGTTGGTTATCACACCAACCCTCCCCCAACGGGCCGCCCAGTACGTGTGTACGCGGACGGTGTCTTTGACTTATTCCATCTTGGGTAAGTGATTACACGGACGGATCGAGCCTCTAGTTTCGGCTCCCAATTTTCTTCGGGCTTCCTGCTTGCTCAATTGGGTAATGGTTGCTGATTATCACTTTGTAGCCATATGAGACAGCTAGAGCAGGCCAAGAAGGCTTTTCCCGATACCTATCTGATTGTTGGTGTTACTGGTGACGAGGAGACTCACCTTCGCAAGGGTCTGACAGTGCTCAGCGGCGCCGAGCGCGCGGAGACTATCCGCCACTGCAAGTGGGTCGACGAGGTTATTCCGTGCTGTCCGTGGATTGTGACACCGGAGTTCCTGTCTGAGCACGAGATAGACTACGTTGCTCACGACGATCTGCCCTACGAGGCCGCTGAGGGTGATGACATCTACGGTCCTATCAAGGAGCAGGGCAAGTTCCTGGTAACGCAGCGCACCGAAGGTGTCAGCACCACTGGTATCATCACACGGTATGTTTCACTTTCCACAACACTGAATCCAACAGACCTGAGCTAACGTATCGATTTTAAGGGTTGTCCGCGACTACGATCAATATATATCCCGTCAATTCAAGCGTGGCGCCTCCCGCCAAGAACTAAACGTATCCTGGCTGAAGAAGAATGAGCTTGAGATCAAGCGTCATGTCGCCGAGCTTCGGAACAACATCCGCAACAACTGGACCATGACCGGCCAAGAGCTCGGCCGTGAGTTGCGCCAGATCTGGCAGAACAGCCGCCCTAACAGCCCCGCGCCCAGTGCCCGCAACAGCATGGACTGGGGAACGCGCGGGCCTCTCACCAGCCCGACAGGTGGCAACAAGTCGCACCTATCGCGTATAGGTGCGGAACAGAACCGTGCAGATAGTCCCATGGGCTCGCGCCGCAATGAGGATTTTGCTACTGGTTACAGTCTTGGATTGATCGGAGGTGTGCGTGCCTGGGTAAGTCGTATCCCACAATCGCTAGATATGCAGCGCAGCCTTATCTAGTGTACCTCGTACTTATATATTTCACCCAGATGGCCCGCAGTCGCCAATCACTCCAGGAACCCCCCAGCGGCATGCACAGTCCGACCGACGAAGAACTCGAGTCTGAACACAACAACGGCTACGAGGAGGAGGTGCGTGGCCGTGCTGGTCACGCCCCTACGAAGTAGATGACTTGGTTATTGCGTTTGATGATATTGTCCCAACAAAGCTACGAATAGGGTGGTAGATAGGCCTGTCATTCTTGCTGTAGCCGAAATGTACCCTTCCCCCATCACCCCTTGCCCCCTCTTCCTTTGCATATGTGCCCATGTTTTCATTTGGCATTCGGTTCATGTCTTATACTTTACAAATTGTCCCGTAACTGGCGGTTTCTCTTATTTCGGGCGCTTGGTGTCTTTTCCTGTCCCTTCTTTGAATGAGCTGTATGCTGGACTTGGCTGGTTCGGCTTCGATACAAGCCTTTGGTCGTTTGAATCCTTTCCTCGTTTCGATTTTTTGCTTGGTCGTGATTTGGCGATTTCAACGCTTCTCTTTCCCCTTAATACTCCTTCAATGAACGTGTTTCCTGTGTTTCTTTGTATATGGCCTTGGTTTGATGCTGATTGGTATTGGTTGATCCAACCCAACTCCTTTCATCCGATCTTGGTCTTTGATCTTGGTCTATCCAAGGCCATTCCCTCTTCcccttttgtttctttttttggggttctTCGAAGCTGGCATTCATGAACAGCCGATCGGACGAAGTCCACAACCTTGGCCTTGATCGTGTTCCGGATCTCGACTGCACATAGAGATTGAGTTTTGATGTTTCGATTTCCAATTgcgtggtcaattgaagctGCCGATTGCTGGATTTTATAGATGAAATCTTTATAGAAAGTACTCAGCAAGTATACCGGTGCAACTGACTAAACCTGTGAGGTTGGTAGCCCTACTCTCTGGCGTCGCTCAATCCGAGACTATGCCACTTGGAGCGGAGATGTTGTCTCTGCCCAAGCCCTCGAAACAGGTTGCTACTTCCCCCAGAAGACCTTTGATTATACACCTGGCTTGGTAGATGTATAGACGGTGTCAAAAAGGAGTTTGTCACATCATTGCTAGATACCCTGGAAGTCATCG
It contains:
- a CDS encoding Cholinephosphate cytidylyltransferase, translated to MSPANSPAGKRKRSASHLPTPVPKNVTADLQPSSRDASGEEGGDDSTGPANATSHSANGTRHPSKRARKAAAADAASHIEVNAVKPAINKEDPGEPSETTVASSDIEGGPRTRPGLHIDLPKDDEPVTEDQMALPVFGRLQDPVGYHTNPPPTGRPVRVYADGVFDLFHLGHMRQLEQAKKAFPDTYLIVGVTGDEETHLRKGLTVLSGAERAETIRHCKWVDEVIPCCPWIVTPEFLSEHEIDYVAHDDLPYEAAEGDDIYGPIKEQGKFLVTQRTEGVSTTGIITRVVRDYDQYISRQFKRGASRQELNVSWLKKNELEIKRHVAELRNNIRNNWTMTGQELGRELRQIWQNSRPNSPAPSARNSMDWGTRGPLTSPTGGNKSHLSRIGAEQNRADSPMGSRRNEDFATGYSLGLIGGVRAWMARSRQSLQEPPSGMHSPTDEELESEHNNGYEEEVRGRAGHAPTK
- a CDS encoding Protein phosphatase 2C, putative, with amino-acid sequence MGQTLSEPVVEKTSSEGGDDCCVYGVSAMQGWRISMEDAHATILDLQAKYTGTNEKPTDPEHRLAFFGVYDGHGGDKVALFTGENLHKIVSRQEAFAKGDIEQAMKDGFLATDRAILEDPRYEEEVSGCTASTAIISQKKIWVANAGDSRSVLGVKGRAKPLSFDHKPQNEGEKARITAAGGFVDFGRVNGNLALSRAIGDFEFKKSPELSPEQQIVTAYPDVTVHELTEDDEFLVIACDGIWDCQSSQAVVEFVRRGIAAKQPLAQISENMMDNCLASNSETGGVGCDNMTMTVIGLLQGKTKEEWYNQIAERVANGDGPCAPPEYAEFRGPGIRNQFEDTPDEYDLEMERSRGFSVRSGRIILLGDGTEVTTDQNDEELFDQTEEDEDLTNQVQHESGTRNDRQATPGPQGKQENVGGTSAQISESPASTDAEKEKSSS